In one window of Ruminococcus albus AD2013 DNA:
- a CDS encoding sigma-70 family RNA polymerase sigma factor: protein MFKDYEKFSDEELAKLSGSDKAALSALLYRYMGTAERMATGLAPRAGREQIVKDLVQEGMMSLLRAVNSYRPDRGAGFAAYAGVCIRHSMLSYIMKDSRYSGEERISTEEIEEDISGNDEDIPDNAVIAKAEHDGLYDRIADELSEREWQVLRLFLAGHSYRQISEKLDISEKSVNNTMQRVRKKLRGIFR, encoded by the coding sequence ATGTTTAAGGATTACGAAAAGTTTAGCGATGAAGAGCTTGCAAAGCTCTCGGGAAGTGACAAGGCTGCGCTTAGTGCGCTTTTATACAGGTATATGGGCACAGCCGAGCGTATGGCTACGGGTCTTGCACCAAGGGCGGGACGCGAACAGATCGTCAAAGATCTGGTTCAGGAGGGCATGATGTCACTGCTGCGTGCGGTGAACAGCTATCGTCCCGACAGAGGGGCGGGTTTTGCGGCGTATGCAGGGGTCTGCATAAGGCACAGTATGCTGTCATATATTATGAAGGACAGCAGATACAGCGGAGAGGAAAGGATATCCACTGAGGAGATCGAAGAGGATATCAGTGGAAACGATGAGGATATCCCCGATAATGCGGTGATAGCGAAAGCCGAGCATGACGGGCTCTACGATCGTATCGCCGATGAACTTTCCGAGCGCGAATGGCAGGTGCTCCGGCTTTTCCTGGCGGGACATTCTTACAGACAGATATCTGAAAAGCTGGATATCAGCGAGAAATCTGTCAACAATACCATGCAGAGGGTCAGAAAAAAACTGCGTGGGATATTCAGATAA
- the alr gene encoding alanine racemase, whose translation MKFLKRCWAETDLSAVGYNLCEYKKLLPEDTELMCVVKASCYGHGDDLIVPYLQKNFGVKYFAVSNLIEGIRLRDMGIKGDILILGYTPPEFATELASYDIIQACTELSYAQALSVNAKDTVRLHGAVDTGMTRIGVHGTAEEQADELAEISKLPNIALEGIFTHFSSADGIHDSDEEYTRMQSDRFFKVKELLEEKGIHLKHAHIKNSAGGAYGYGEGSSLARLGIILYGLYPDPAKPLPFKPKPVMTLKAVVSQVKWIDEGTAVSYGRTFVSDKRIKLATVTAGYADGYPRALSNKGEVIIRGKKCRICGRVCMDQFMCDVTDIPDVTPGDEVILMNSEINADTIAALTGTIGYEVTCDITARVPRISVNG comes from the coding sequence ATGAAATTTTTGAAGCGCTGCTGGGCTGAGACAGATCTTTCGGCAGTGGGCTATAATCTTTGCGAATATAAAAAACTGCTCCCCGAGGATACCGAGCTTATGTGCGTGGTAAAAGCCTCATGCTACGGTCATGGCGATGACCTTATCGTGCCTTATCTACAAAAGAATTTCGGCGTGAAATATTTTGCCGTATCAAATCTTATCGAGGGCATACGCCTGAGAGATATGGGCATTAAGGGTGATATCCTCATACTCGGCTATACTCCCCCTGAATTTGCCACCGAGCTTGCTTCATACGATATTATACAGGCTTGTACCGAGCTTTCCTACGCTCAGGCACTCAGCGTCAACGCGAAAGACACTGTTCGTCTCCACGGTGCTGTCGATACAGGCATGACCCGCATAGGCGTTCACGGCACAGCCGAAGAGCAGGCAGATGAACTGGCTGAAATTTCCAAACTGCCGAATATCGCCCTTGAAGGCATTTTCACTCACTTTTCCTCTGCTGATGGTATACACGATTCCGATGAGGAGTACACCCGTATGCAGTCGGATAGATTCTTCAAAGTCAAAGAACTGCTGGAAGAAAAAGGCATACATCTGAAACACGCCCATATAAAGAATTCCGCAGGCGGTGCCTACGGTTACGGAGAGGGAAGCTCCCTCGCACGGCTCGGAATAATCCTCTACGGACTTTACCCCGACCCCGCCAAGCCCCTGCCTTTCAAGCCAAAGCCCGTAATGACCCTCAAAGCAGTGGTCTCTCAGGTGAAATGGATAGACGAGGGAACAGCTGTCAGCTATGGCAGAACTTTCGTCAGCGATAAGCGCATCAAGCTTGCCACCGTCACTGCTGGATATGCCGACGGCTACCCCAGAGCGCTCTCCAATAAGGGCGAAGTCATTATCCGCGGCAAAAAATGCCGTATCTGCGGCAGAGTATGCATGGATCAGTTCATGTGCGACGTAACGGATATCCCCGATGTCACTCCCGGTGACGAAGTTATACTGATGAACTCCGAGATTAACGCCGATACCATAGCCGCCCTTACAGGCACTATCGGCTACGAAGTCACCTGCGATATAACTGCCCGCGTGCCGCGCATCTCCGTGAATGGATGA
- a CDS encoding NUDIX domain-containing protein, translating into MYQKEKELSSEKIFDGIVVKLFRDEIELEDGSRGVREFIKHPGGVCIAAVDEDEQLYMVEQFRYPFGKVLTEVPAGKLEFGEDPEECGRRELKEEVGATADSFEYLGCIYPTVAYDTEIIYMFLARGLHFGEQHLDDGEFLDVKKIPLKKAFQMVMDNELPDAKTQMAVLKAYMKLHGSEV; encoded by the coding sequence ATGTATCAGAAGGAAAAAGAACTTTCCTCAGAAAAGATATTTGACGGCATTGTTGTCAAGCTTTTTCGTGATGAGATAGAGCTTGAAGACGGCAGCAGGGGAGTGCGGGAGTTCATAAAGCACCCCGGCGGTGTATGTATAGCCGCAGTTGATGAAGATGAGCAGCTTTATATGGTGGAGCAGTTCCGCTATCCATTCGGCAAGGTTCTTACAGAAGTTCCCGCAGGCAAGCTGGAATTCGGTGAAGACCCCGAAGAATGCGGCAGGCGCGAGCTGAAAGAAGAAGTGGGCGCCACCGCTGACAGCTTTGAATATCTGGGCTGTATTTATCCCACAGTTGCTTATGATACCGAGATAATATATATGTTCCTTGCAAGAGGTCTGCACTTCGGTGAACAGCACCTCGATGACGGTGAGTTTCTCGATGTCAAAAAGATCCCCCTGAAAAAGGCTTTCCAAATGGTAATGGATAATGAACTCCCCGATGCCAAAACACAGATGGCAGTCCTGAAAGCTTATATGAAACTCCACGGCAGTGAGGTCTGA
- a CDS encoding DHHW family protein: MSKKTKKKAKNKTLPHNGHIITAAVFLILVFGMTSAGVISPDRKFSEMENRTLQQVPEFTAERLTKGDFTKDIEKYMSDQIFLKDELVTLKTTADSLLGKNYMNGVYLAEDGFYIQDYHEDTARVDMNISFLNTFAEELDSDIPVTFLLVPNASCVLKDKLPSVNKCEDQHATAEHIRGILSDRITLAYPEEALRSEGGNCYYRTDHHWTSLGAELGYSVLRQTMGLPAVNSFEKTTRELTGFYGTLYSKAPSSWAKSDTIKQVTYEGNDITVKYVSKGGDHAVPAECREIDGIPAKQGLFVKAPENTKDKYASIMGGNFALCEIDTSAPSDERVLLLKDSYANAVLPELCNQFGHISMIDLRYYHFEEETVSEYVKSHDIDRVICIYNIDFVNSDSNFGYLE; the protein is encoded by the coding sequence ATGAGTAAGAAAACTAAAAAGAAGGCTAAAAACAAAACACTCCCTCATAACGGTCACATTATCACGGCGGCAGTGTTCCTGATTCTTGTGTTCGGCATGACATCGGCGGGTGTAATAAGTCCGGACAGAAAATTCTCCGAGATGGAGAACCGCACACTCCAGCAGGTGCCCGAATTCACCGCTGAAAGGCTGACAAAAGGGGACTTCACCAAGGATATCGAAAAATATATGTCCGACCAGATATTCCTGAAAGACGAGCTTGTCACTTTGAAGACCACAGCAGATTCTCTGCTTGGCAAGAATTATATGAACGGCGTGTATCTTGCTGAGGACGGCTTTTATATACAGGATTACCATGAGGATACCGCAAGGGTCGATATGAATATATCTTTCTTAAATACCTTTGCCGAGGAACTTGACAGTGATATCCCCGTGACATTCCTGCTTGTGCCCAACGCTTCATGTGTGCTGAAAGACAAGCTTCCATCGGTGAACAAGTGCGAAGACCAGCACGCAACAGCCGAGCATATTCGCGGGATACTTTCCGACCGCATCACCCTTGCATATCCCGAGGAAGCACTGCGGTCTGAGGGCGGCAACTGCTACTACCGCACCGACCATCACTGGACTTCTCTGGGTGCAGAACTGGGATATTCCGTACTCAGACAGACCATGGGTCTTCCTGCTGTAAACAGCTTTGAAAAAACTACCCGCGAACTCACAGGCTTCTACGGTACCCTCTACTCAAAAGCCCCCTCATCATGGGCAAAAAGTGATACCATCAAACAAGTGACTTACGAGGGCAACGATATCACCGTGAAATACGTTTCAAAGGGCGGCGACCACGCTGTTCCCGCGGAGTGCAGAGAAATTGACGGCATACCCGCCAAACAGGGACTTTTCGTAAAAGCCCCCGAGAATACCAAGGATAAGTACGCATCTATCATGGGTGGCAATTTCGCACTGTGCGAGATAGATACAAGCGCTCCTTCCGATGAAAGAGTGCTTCTGCTGAAAGACAGCTACGCAAACGCTGTTCTCCCCGAACTCTGTAACCAGTTCGGTCACATAAGCATGATCGATCTGAGATACTACCACTTCGAGGAAGAGACAGTATCCGAATACGTAAAAAGTCATGATATAGACCGCGTTATCTGTATCTACAATATCGACTTTGTAAACTCCGACAGCAATTTCGGATATCTGGAATAA
- the mscL gene encoding large conductance mechanosensitive channel protein MscL has protein sequence MFKKFMTEFKAFALKGNVMDMAIGVIIGGAFSAIVTALTSCFINPLIAVITGGVKYDEEGNPQIVGGSFKIRGVSFDYGAFISAILNFLIIALVLFLLLKAINGAVSKAAALAKKKEEEEEAAAEPSAEEKLLTEIRDLLTAGATPEALAKIEAAKADTAKE, from the coding sequence ATGTTTAAGAAATTTATGACAGAATTCAAGGCATTCGCACTCAAGGGCAACGTTATGGATATGGCGATCGGTGTCATCATCGGTGGCGCTTTCAGTGCTATCGTTACTGCACTCACCAGCTGCTTTATCAACCCCCTTATCGCTGTTATCACAGGCGGTGTGAAGTATGATGAGGAAGGCAATCCTCAGATCGTCGGCGGTTCTTTCAAGATCCGCGGTGTATCCTTTGATTACGGCGCATTCATTTCCGCGATACTCAATTTCCTTATCATCGCACTTGTTCTTTTCCTGCTTCTCAAAGCTATAAATGGTGCAGTTTCAAAGGCTGCTGCTCTTGCTAAGAAGAAAGAGGAAGAAGAGGAAGCAGCTGCTGAGCCTTCTGCTGAGGAAAAGCTCCTCACCGAGATTCGCGATCTGCTGACCGCAGGTGCTACTCCCGAGGCTCTTGCTAAGATCGAAGCTGCAAAGGCTGATACTGCCAAGGAATAA
- a CDS encoding YfhO family protein, with product MFKSKLKPPEGREKEKYLLLFILAFVGMMIGFLPAMIRNHGIFMYYGDFNSQQLMFYKHAQQMVKEGNLGWDWGTDLGSGFVSTYSFYLLGSPFFWLTTLFPVGSTVYLMPWLLAIKTGVAGICAYAYLRRFINNKNCAVIGGLLYAFSGFQTYNIFFNHFHDATAFFPLLLLAFELLVQENKKGAFAIAVAITATISYFFFVSAVVFTVIYFFLRCIEKDFDITLKKFIYLGVEAVIGLAMSCIILLPSVLMVMNNYRVNERMVGLDYILYNDKARIARIFQAFFTLSDMPARVNIFDVDSARWASLAGYLPLFSMCGVIAYMRTRKKRDWLGWSVIVFVIMACVPILNSAFMLFNSSYYARWYYHPILIFALMTAKVLEEDPDQLKKGFLPTAIAGIGFLAVGLLPKYEGKEIVYGKLAQYPELYYIQVGVTVGMIVALCALIYFIPRGKRFTTVAVGMTAVACVVCNSSEVWYGVKQGNDNADYIERAINGGKNIDTAKLDAEFAYGGEDSDFYRIDTSDSVDNWCMFWDLSSMRCFHSCVDPAIMDFYAEIDQQRDVATRMEPEYYPLRSLNSVRYYFDELTDKQRSGETENPKSETVPKLLGFTYIDTMNGFNIYENENYIPMGFAFDYYTDDEAIKDHEKLEKTIMLTKALVLDGNQAAVYSDYIKPYEFSDDELNYHNYINNCSERKAESCYYFRHDTNGFTGKIKLEEPKLVYFSIPYEKGWSAKVNGEEVKVEKVNYGMMAVLVPAGDSEIVFSYSADGQTKGIALTIFGFVALAGYLVYRRFFDKDDKVEKKTAEAKAD from the coding sequence ATGTTCAAAAGCAAACTAAAACCGCCCGAGGGCAGGGAGAAAGAAAAATATCTTCTGCTGTTTATACTGGCATTTGTGGGAATGATGATAGGCTTCCTGCCTGCGATGATACGCAACCACGGTATATTTATGTATTACGGTGATTTCAACTCACAGCAGCTGATGTTCTATAAGCACGCACAGCAGATGGTCAAGGAAGGCAATCTCGGCTGGGACTGGGGCACCGACCTCGGCTCGGGATTTGTCAGCACTTATTCCTTCTACCTGCTGGGTTCGCCGTTCTTCTGGCTGACCACCCTGTTCCCCGTAGGTTCAACAGTTTACCTGATGCCATGGCTGCTTGCCATAAAGACAGGCGTTGCAGGTATATGCGCCTATGCATACCTCCGCAGGTTTATAAACAATAAGAACTGTGCTGTCATCGGCGGATTGCTTTATGCATTCTCGGGTTTCCAGACCTATAATATATTCTTCAACCATTTCCATGATGCGACCGCATTTTTCCCGCTCCTGCTCCTTGCTTTTGAACTTCTGGTGCAGGAAAACAAAAAGGGTGCATTCGCCATTGCGGTAGCAATCACAGCGACAATCAGCTACTTCTTCTTTGTAAGCGCTGTGGTATTCACTGTTATATACTTCTTCCTCAGATGTATCGAAAAAGACTTCGATATCACCCTCAAGAAATTCATCTATCTGGGTGTTGAGGCTGTTATCGGTCTTGCAATGTCCTGCATCATACTTCTGCCCTCGGTGCTGATGGTAATGAACAACTACCGCGTAAACGAGCGCATGGTAGGTCTTGACTATATCCTTTATAACGATAAGGCACGTATTGCCAGAATATTCCAGGCGTTCTTCACTCTTTCAGATATGCCTGCCCGCGTGAATATCTTTGATGTTGACAGCGCGAGATGGGCTTCTCTGGCAGGATATCTTCCCCTGTTCTCAATGTGCGGTGTTATCGCCTATATGCGTACCCGCAAAAAGCGCGACTGGCTGGGCTGGTCTGTGATAGTATTCGTTATAATGGCTTGTGTGCCTATACTGAACTCCGCATTCATGCTGTTCAACTCATCCTACTATGCAAGATGGTACTATCACCCCATATTGATATTCGCACTCATGACCGCAAAGGTACTTGAAGAAGACCCCGACCAGCTGAAAAAGGGCTTCCTGCCCACAGCTATCGCAGGTATAGGCTTCCTCGCAGTTGGACTTCTTCCCAAGTATGAGGGCAAGGAGATAGTCTACGGCAAGCTGGCACAGTATCCTGAACTCTACTATATCCAGGTAGGCGTTACCGTAGGTATGATAGTTGCACTCTGTGCACTGATATACTTTATCCCCCGAGGAAAGAGATTTACAACAGTTGCAGTTGGCATGACAGCTGTTGCCTGCGTGGTATGCAATTCCTCCGAGGTTTGGTACGGCGTAAAGCAGGGCAACGACAATGCAGATTATATCGAAAGAGCCATAAACGGCGGCAAGAATATCGACACTGCCAAGCTTGATGCCGAATTTGCATACGGCGGCGAGGACAGCGATTTCTACCGTATAGATACCTCTGACAGCGTTGATAACTGGTGTATGTTCTGGGATCTTTCCTCCATGAGATGTTTCCACAGCTGTGTCGATCCCGCGATAATGGATTTCTATGCCGAGATAGATCAGCAGAGAGACGTTGCTACTCGTATGGAACCCGAGTATTATCCACTCAGATCCCTGAATTCCGTAAGATATTACTTTGATGAACTCACCGATAAGCAGAGAAGCGGCGAGACCGAGAATCCCAAGTCTGAGACCGTTCCAAAGCTTCTGGGCTTCACCTACATCGATACCATGAACGGCTTCAATATCTACGAAAACGAGAACTATATCCCCATGGGCTTCGCCTTTGATTACTATACCGATGATGAAGCAATAAAGGATCATGAAAAGCTCGAAAAGACCATAATGCTCACTAAGGCACTTGTACTTGACGGCAATCAGGCTGCGGTATACTCCGATTATATCAAGCCCTATGAGTTCTCCGATGATGAACTCAACTATCACAACTATATCAATAACTGCTCTGAAAGAAAAGCGGAGAGCTGCTATTACTTCCGCCATGATACCAACGGTTTTACAGGCAAGATAAAGCTTGAAGAACCCAAGCTGGTATATTTCAGCATACCCTACGAGAAGGGCTGGTCGGCTAAGGTAAACGGCGAAGAGGTAAAAGTCGAGAAAGTCAACTACGGCATGATGGCAGTACTTGTACCCGCAGGCGACAGTGAGATAGTGTTCAGCTATTCCGCTGACGGTCAGACCAAGGGTATCGCACTGACTATATTCGGTTTTGTTGCTCTTGCAGGATATCTCGTTTACCGCAGGTTCTTTGATAAGGATGATAAGGTCGAAAAGAAAACAGCAGAAGCAAAGGCAGATTAA
- a CDS encoding zinc-ribbon domain containing protein — MYEDKTLVCKDCGNEFIFTAGEQEFYAEKGFTNEPQRCKACRDARKQAGRAERQTFTAVCAACGKEATIPFKPREDRPVYCSECFAKMKEEQF; from the coding sequence ATGTACGAGGACAAGACATTAGTTTGCAAAGATTGCGGAAACGAGTTCATCTTTACTGCCGGCGAGCAGGAGTTCTATGCTGAGAAAGGCTTCACCAATGAGCCCCAGAGATGCAAGGCTTGCAGAGATGCAAGAAAGCAGGCAGGCAGAGCTGAAAGACAGACCTTCACAGCTGTATGTGCAGCTTGTGGTAAAGAGGCTACTATTCCTTTCAAGCCCCGTGAGGACAGACCTGTATACTGCAGCGAGTGCTTTGCAAAGATGAAAGAGGAACAGTTCTGA
- the aroF gene encoding 3-deoxy-7-phosphoheptulonate synthase, whose product MVIVLKDSANKKQIEELMEWLTRFDVKSNLVEGVHSKIIGLIGDTTAVDIESVQAKEIVDTVKRVQEPYKNANRRFHPLDTVIDVRGRKLGGDRLQVIAGPCSVETEEQTIKTAIAVKEAGATMLRGGAFKPRTSPYAFQGLGKEGIDILKKARAETGLPIVTEIMDVSDIDLFDDVDIIQVGARNSQNFTLLKALGRLNKPILLKRGLSGTLQELLMSAEYIMSEGNSQVILCERGIRTYETATRNTLDLASVPLLKQKTHLPVTVDPSHATGIASLVEPCSLGAVAMGCHALEIEVHIDPEHAWSDGAQSLTPEKFKALMNKIRAMAEFCGRPVDAD is encoded by the coding sequence ATGGTTATCGTATTAAAAGACAGCGCCAACAAAAAGCAGATAGAGGAACTTATGGAATGGCTAACAAGGTTCGATGTGAAATCAAATCTTGTGGAGGGCGTACACTCGAAGATAATCGGTCTTATCGGCGATACAACGGCGGTGGATATCGAATCGGTGCAGGCCAAGGAGATAGTTGACACTGTCAAGCGTGTGCAGGAACCCTACAAAAACGCCAACAGACGTTTCCACCCGCTGGACACTGTGATAGATGTCCGCGGCAGAAAACTGGGGGGCGACCGCTTGCAGGTGATCGCGGGTCCCTGCTCCGTTGAGACCGAGGAACAGACTATCAAGACCGCTATTGCCGTCAAGGAAGCAGGTGCCACAATGCTTCGCGGCGGCGCATTCAAGCCAAGAACTTCGCCTTACGCTTTCCAGGGTCTTGGCAAGGAGGGCATTGATATCCTTAAAAAAGCAAGAGCTGAGACAGGTCTGCCCATTGTCACCGAGATAATGGACGTCAGCGATATCGACCTTTTCGACGATGTTGATATCATTCAGGTGGGTGCGAGAAATTCCCAGAACTTCACACTGCTGAAAGCCCTCGGCAGGCTGAACAAGCCTATACTGCTGAAACGTGGTCTTTCTGGTACTTTGCAGGAACTGCTGATGTCGGCTGAGTACATCATGAGCGAGGGCAACAGTCAGGTGATACTCTGCGAGCGCGGCATACGCACCTATGAGACCGCCACCCGCAACACCCTCGACCTTGCAAGTGTACCTCTGCTGAAACAGAAGACACATCTGCCTGTTACCGTTGACCCCAGCCATGCGACAGGTATCGCTTCACTGGTAGAGCCCTGTTCTCTCGGCGCGGTGGCAATGGGCTGTCACGCACTGGAAATAGAGGTACACATCGACCCCGAACACGCATGGAGCGATGGCGCACAGTCACTGACCCCCGAAAAATTCAAGGCGTTAATGAATAAAATACGCGCTATGGCTGAATTCTGCGGAAGACCTGTTGACGCTGATTGA
- the tsaA gene encoding tRNA (N6-threonylcarbamoyladenosine(37)-N6)-methyltransferase TrmO, with product MEIIARIHTDLPTKFGLPRQSGLVDELEGLVVFEPKYREPEALRGIEGFSHLWLIWEFSEAKRDSWSPTVRPPRLGGNKRMGVFATRSPFRPNPIGLSCVKLLGVEKTADQGLALRVGGADLMDGTPILDIKPYLPLADCRPEATGGFAVEKAGYSVKVDFPAELLEKVPESKRTALKAILAQDPRPAYQNDPERVYGFGYAGLEVRFRVSGDRLEVVEIEET from the coding sequence ATGGAGATAATCGCAAGGATACACACCGACCTGCCTACGAAATTCGGGTTGCCGCGGCAAAGCGGTCTGGTTGATGAACTGGAAGGTCTGGTGGTGTTTGAGCCGAAATACCGAGAACCCGAAGCACTTCGGGGGATAGAGGGATTCTCGCACCTGTGGCTGATATGGGAATTTTCCGAGGCAAAGCGTGATAGCTGGTCGCCTACGGTACGTCCGCCGAGATTAGGGGGAAACAAGCGAATGGGCGTATTTGCTACACGATCACCTTTCCGCCCGAACCCCATCGGACTTTCATGCGTGAAACTTCTCGGAGTTGAAAAAACAGCAGATCAAGGGCTTGCCCTGAGGGTAGGCGGTGCCGATCTGATGGACGGCACGCCGATACTGGATATCAAGCCATATCTTCCCCTTGCTGACTGCCGCCCCGAAGCGACAGGCGGTTTTGCGGTGGAAAAGGCTGGTTATTCAGTAAAAGTAGACTTCCCTGCCGAACTTTTGGAGAAAGTACCCGAAAGCAAGCGGACAGCGTTGAAAGCAATACTTGCCCAGGACCCTCGCCCCGCTTATCAGAACGACCCCGAGAGGGTATACGGTTTCGGGTATGCGGGACTTGAAGTGCGTTTTCGGGTATCGGGTGACAGGCTTGAAGTCGTCGAAATCGAAGAAACGTGA